The following coding sequences are from one bacterium window:
- a CDS encoding alpha-L-arabinofuranosidase C-terminal domain-containing protein, whose product MARITLDPHRKIGTVDRGIFGGFIEHLGRCIYGGIFEEGSPLSDAHGFRRDVLEVLRPFRMPVLRWPGGNFVSGYHWVDGVGPVERRPRRIELAWGGEEPNRFGTDEFIEYCRSLGTDPFIVVNMGSGTMDEAQAWVEYCNGTGNTHWANLRRKHGHAEPFAVKYWGLGNEMYGKWQIGSLSAEDYVKKARQFAAMMKWTDPSIQLVSCGQQGWNDWDRIVVEGLADIVDYHSIHIYTGSDHYYTNVFHPHQADRALRICEAMIERVRYEKRIDHPIYIAYDEWNVWYRERSPEARRSGLEERYDLSDALAVATFLNIFIRHCRSVRMANVAQLVNVIAPIMTTPRGLFLQSIYHPFRLYAEHTRDIALDVHVECDAYTFAPGEEDESVRPHRVADLGPFALLDATATCDVEGREVSLAVVNRDRGRAIATTIQVENGAIGTPVLVYEVNGEDPRAVNSFEHPKAVDVRERRVEGGGGHHLTYGFPAHSVTIMRLPIG is encoded by the coding sequence GTGGCGAGGATCACGCTGGATCCACACCGGAAAATCGGGACCGTCGACCGCGGCATCTTCGGCGGTTTTATCGAGCATCTGGGGCGGTGCATCTACGGTGGGATCTTCGAAGAGGGCTCCCCCCTCAGCGATGCCCACGGGTTCCGCCGGGATGTACTTGAGGTCCTGCGTCCGTTCCGGATGCCGGTGCTGCGCTGGCCGGGCGGGAATTTCGTCAGTGGGTACCACTGGGTCGATGGCGTGGGCCCCGTGGAGCGGCGGCCCCGCCGGATCGAACTCGCCTGGGGCGGGGAGGAACCAAACCGATTCGGCACCGACGAGTTCATCGAGTATTGCCGGTCCCTCGGGACCGACCCGTTCATCGTGGTCAACATGGGCTCGGGGACGATGGATGAGGCGCAGGCCTGGGTGGAGTACTGCAACGGCACCGGCAACACGCATTGGGCCAATCTGCGCCGAAAGCACGGGCACGCGGAGCCGTTCGCCGTGAAGTATTGGGGGCTGGGCAACGAAATGTATGGGAAGTGGCAGATCGGCTCGCTCAGCGCCGAGGACTATGTCAAGAAAGCCCGGCAGTTCGCCGCGATGATGAAGTGGACCGACCCAAGCATCCAGCTGGTGAGCTGCGGACAGCAGGGGTGGAACGATTGGGATCGCATCGTGGTGGAAGGGCTTGCCGACATCGTGGACTACCACTCGATTCATATTTATACGGGAAGCGATCACTATTACACGAACGTGTTCCATCCGCACCAGGCCGACCGCGCCCTCCGCATCTGCGAAGCGATGATCGAACGCGTCCGCTATGAGAAGCGCATTGACCATCCGATCTACATCGCCTATGACGAATGGAACGTCTGGTACCGGGAGCGGAGCCCCGAGGCGCGCCGGTCGGGCCTCGAGGAGCGCTACGATCTCTCGGACGCCCTGGCGGTGGCGACGTTTCTCAACATTTTCATTCGACACTGCCGCAGCGTGCGTATGGCCAACGTGGCGCAGCTGGTCAACGTCATCGCCCCGATCATGACCACCCCCCGTGGGCTGTTTTTGCAGTCGATCTATCATCCGTTCCGCCTGTATGCCGAGCACACCCGCGACATCGCCCTCGACGTCCACGTCGAGTGTGATGCCTACACATTCGCCCCCGGGGAAGAGGACGAGTCGGTTCGTCCTCACCGGGTCGCGGACCTAGGCCCGTTTGCGTTGCTGGACGCGACGGCGACCTGCGACGTCGAGGGACGCGAGGTCAGCCTGGCGGTTGTGAACCGCGACCGCGGCCGCGCCATCGCCACGACAATCCAGGTGGAGAACGGAGCGATCGGCACACCGGTCCTTGTGTACGAAGTGAACGGCGAGGACCCCAGAGCCGTGAACTCGTTTGAGCACCCCAAGGCGGTCGACGTGCGGGAACGGCGCGTTGAGGGGGGCGGTGGCCACCATCTCACCTATGGGTTTCCGGCGCACTCGGTGACGATAATGCGGTTGCCCATTGGCTGA